A region of Fusarium keratoplasticum isolate Fu6.1 chromosome 6, whole genome shotgun sequence DNA encodes the following proteins:
- a CDS encoding Zn(2)-C6 fungal-type domain-containing protein, which yields MELNGSNAPINTNRRLDSWRSAMNDTTTDTNGVLQISSTACQRCRGQKLKCTRQRPTCLRCRRLQANCVYPAPASRKGPRKSQTSQQETFATTKSHGSSTMATAVGPSTTVVPELGQRVLTEDSLSSVVPCTNAASVEEPVHDGSATLLPSPPQGSWQTPEEIPGTSLQNRPCYESYRLYLETPVSELGTNNTMQQRPTFALPPRAVGLSLLEIYFARVYNAHLLFLKSFLFQEYIEDRLPAYLLKAVFALASLFLVPKGEEDTPVSNGVSELDILRNYHVYSLPWAEAATKEVLLLTMDQVSLPMLQAFECLTIYWFGIGNPKNGNLCLALAYRFCRMDGYGQQLTDGGVQDLSLEGELRRRCFWACWVSACISAQSEPHLKSAWSEVADVPLPAATRSTATGWKISLVGHMDSDWHPVPEAEHDSESDHPVAASLVVLIGVWYAILHLTANLIF from the exons ATGGAACTGAATGGATCCAATGCTCCCATCAATACCAACCGACGGCTAGATAGCTGGCGATCCGCAATGAATGACACAACGACTGACACAAATGGAGTCCTTCAAATATCAAGCACTGCTTGCCAGCGATGCCGAGGTCAAAAG CTCAAATGCACTCGCCAGCGACCTACGTGTTTGCGATGCAGAAGGCTCCAAGCCAACTGTGTCTACCCAGCTCCAGCCAGTCGAAAAGGGCCACGCAAAAGCCAAACCTCACAACAAGAGACTTTTGCAACCACCAAGAGTCATGGCAGCAGCACGATGGCCACAGCCGTTGGGCCAAGTACCACAGTTGTCCCCGAACTTGGTCAACGGGTCTTGACTGAAGATTCTTTGTCTTCCGTCGTTCCATGCACTAATGCAGCATCTGTCGAAGAGCCCGTACATGATGGCAGTGCGACACTCTTGCCTTCACCACCACAAGGGAGCTGGCAAACCCCTGAAGAGATACCGGGCACCTCGCTGCAGAAT CGCCCCTGCTATGAATCATACCGCCTCTACCTTGAGACTCCAGTGTCCGAATTGGGAACGAACAACACAATGCAGCAAAGGCCAACGTTCGCCCTGCCCCCAAGGGCCGTCGGCCTCTCCCTTCTCGAAATTTACTTTGCACGGGTTTACAATGCGCACCTACTCTTCTTAAAGTCATTTCTTTTCCAGGAATACATAGAAGACAGGCTACCGGCTTACCTCCTGAAGGCGGTTTTTGCGCTTGCCTCCTT GTTTCTTGTCCCCAAGGGTGAAGAAGACACCCCAGTGTCCAATGGGGTTTCTGAACTTGACATACTTCGCAATTATCATGTCTATAGCCTTCCTTGGGCAGAAGCCGCCACAAAGGAAGTGCTACTGCTTACCATGGACCAAGTATCTCTTCCAATGCTACAAGCATTTGAGTGTCTGACAATATACTGGTTTGGGATCGGAAATCCCAAGAACGGTAATCTATGCCTAG CATTGGCCTATCGCTTTTGCCGCATGGATGGATATGGCCAGCAGCTCACCGATGGCGGTGTCCAAGACCTTTCGTTGGAAGGGGAATTGCGACGCCGATGCTTTTGGGCCTGTTGGGTTTCTGCTTGCATATCTGCGCAGTCAGAACCGCATCTTAAGTCAGCGTGGTCAGAGGTTGCCGACGTTCCATTGCCCGCAGCCACACGCAGCACTGCCACAGGATGGAAAATTTCCCTTGTTGGTCATATGGACTCGGACTGGCACCCTGTTCCCGAGGCTGAACACGATTCTGAAAGTGATCACCCCGTCGCAGCATCATTGGTTGTCCTGATCGGGGTATGGTATGCTATTCTTCACCTGACGGCCAACCTCATTTTCTGA
- a CDS encoding Peptidase-S9 domain-containing protein, giving the protein MLLSQVPAFLGAAFVAWAPRFYQLPLGLSSSITDHLTSMHQLSSDPEFAFILGEFLSFSNRSGANTGEILRAAAVIKPGDFESWYREFKFLADGIYATAIEAEKKEQLVSARDAFFRSSTYYRAADFFLHGNQDDPRLRSLWEKQNATFRKAAGLLPNPASYVEIATSTFTIPVYFYPADGRLPKSQHPKGKGHTEKKPTVIVGQGYDGAHEALYHMTCRDVIERGWNCVTFEGPGQPTVRRQQGLGFRPDWWEVLRPIVDYLHSRDDVDVDKVALIGVSFGGLLAPRAASHEHRLAAVVACNGMLSLHRSIRSKLTGELEGYYASGNKAAFNTYVNAALASPDTPTIFRWAVEHGMFAWAMTDPYEWFHSVRDFDISEEMLHNISSPVLVVSGENDFMAPGQPEQMDKILGEKGSYVLLKTDLGAGEHVGLGAESQQAMEILGWLGDVFANVTASRMDIRGVAEQDAVPNESSTEEESNGTMFYPVV; this is encoded by the exons ATGCTCCTTTCTCAAGTACCAGCCTTTCTAGGCGCCGCATTCGTTGCC TGGGCGCCGAGGTTTTACCAGCTGCCCCTGGGACTGtcgtcatccatcacagATCATTTAACTTCCATGCATCAGCTGAGTAGTGACCCGGAATTTGCCTTCATCCTTGGGGAGTTCTTATCCTTCTCCAACCGGAGCGGCGCGAACACGGGCGAAATTCTGAGAGCTGCTGCCGTGATTAAGCCTGGAGATTTTGAGAGCTGGTATCGCGAGTTCAAGTTCCTTGCAGATGGGATATACGCAACTGCTATCGAAGCTGAGAAAAAGGAGCAGCTTGTCTCTGCTAGAGATGCTTTTTTTCGATCATCCACATACTACCGGGCTGCAGACTTCTTCTTGCATGGAAACCAAGATGACCCACGACTGAGGTCACTCTGGGAGAAGCAGAATGCTACCTTTAGGAAAGCAGCTGGTCTGCTTCCAAACCCTGCGTCGTATGTCGAGATCGCTACCTCTACCTTCACCATTCCGGTTTACTTTTATCCTGCGGATGGCCGACTTCCGAAAAGCCAACACCCTAAAGGAAAAGGTCACACAGAAAAAAAACCCACGGTCATTGTTGGGCAAGGGTATGACGGAGCTCATGAAGCGCTCTATCACATGACATGTCGAGACGTCATTGAGCGTGGCTGGAACTGCGTTACTTTTGAGGGCCCCGGACAGCCTACTGTACGCCGACAGCAGGGTCTAGGCTTCAGACCAGACTGGTGGGAGGTCCTCAGGCCGATTGTCGACTACCTGCACTCAAGAgacgatgttgatgttgacaaGGTTGCCTTGATCGGTGTTTCCTTTGGCGGTCTCCTTGCTCCACGTGCAGCTTCGCATGAGCACCGCCTCGCAGCTGTTGTTGCTTGTAACGGGATGCTTAGCTTGCACCGCAGTATTCGATCGAAATTGACGGGAGAGCTGGAAGGTTACTATGCTTCCGGAAATAAAGCTGCCTTCAATACCTACGTCAACGCTGCGCTCGCGTCTCCGGATACCCCGACAATATTCCGCTGGGCCGTGGAGCATGGGATGTTCGCGTGGGCTATGACGGATCCTTATGAATGGTTCCACAGTGTCAGAGACTTTGACATAAGCGAAGAGATGCTGCACAATATCTCGAGCCCGGTTCTCGTGGTCTCGGGCGAAAACGACTTCATGGCACCAGGGCAGCCGGAgcagatggacaagatcctGGGGGAGAAGGGCAGCTACGTCTTGCTTAAAACAGACCTAGGTGCTGGAGAGCATGTCGGACTTGGAGCTGAGTCGCAGCAAGCGATGGAGATTCTTGGGTGGCTGGGTGATGTATTTGCTAACGTGACTGCTTCGCGAATGGATATCCGAGGCGTCGCTGAGCAAGATGCTGTCCCCAACGAATCCTCTACAGAGGAAGAGTCAAATGGTACAATGTTCTATCCTGTGGTGTAA
- a CDS encoding Magnesium transporter, translating into MLVKRCCPWQGLGPPRSVGVARMYQRLIRLHQTSRRSLSISTVPRKSSRKPLFNGCRSPGWLSRLWFGPVEKDGTPGRTSVAYHHGDDFIDGSTISGPRRILKSRMAAQKSVRCTEVDDRGEVAFVDGELQKTDLIAKYGLLPRDLRKVDSSTLPHVSVRPSSILLNMLHLKVLIKHDRVLMFDVFGSQTSHSQSAFMYDLQGRLRQKGLSRNSNTLPFEFRALEAVLASVISQLEVELETVRQPIVELLSDLEDTINREKFRELLVLSKRVGSFEQRGRLVRGALNELLDTDEDLAAMYLTERADGIYRQKDDHADIELLLESYHKLCDELVQDAADLIASIRNTEDIIRAILDANRNSLMLLGLKLNVGGLGLAVGTFFAGLWGMNLVNYFEEAPWGFAVVTGASVAGSLLIALYGLFKIRKIQQGGIGMMDSLGYGRKKAM; encoded by the exons ATGCTTGTCAAACGCTGTTGCCCCTGGCAAGGCCTAGGGCCGCCCCGGTCAGTCGGCGTTGCCCGGATGTACCAGCGCCTCATACGGCTGCATCAAACATCACGGCGCTCCCTCAGTATCTCAACTGTTCCACGAAAGTCGTCCCGCAAACCGCTGTTCAACGGCTGTAGGTCACCTGGTTGGCTGTCAAGGCTCTGGTTTGGTCCGGTAGAGAAAGATGGGACGCCAGGCCGGACGAGTGTGGCCTACCACCACGGTGATGATTTCATCGATGGCAGCACAATTTCCGGTCCCCGGCGCATCCTAAAGTCCAGAATGGCAGCCCAGAAGAGTGTGCGATGCACAGAGGTCGATGACAGAGGAGAGGTTGCATTTGTTGATGGAGAACTCCAGAAGACAGATCTCATCGCCAAG TATGGCCTGCTGCCTCGAGATCTACGCAAAGTTGACTCTTCAACATTGCCTCATGTTTCTGTTCGGCCATCCTCTATCCTCCTCAATATGCTTCATCTCAAAGTTCTGATTAAACATGACCGTGTCCTCATGTTTGATGTTTTCGGATCTCAAACATCACATTCTCAATCAGCGTTTATGTACGATTTGCAAGGAAGGCTGAGGCAGAAGGGACTTTCTAGAAACTCCAACACCCTCCCTTTTGAGTTTCGCGCTTTGGAGGCTGTCTTGGCTTCGGTGATTTCTCaactcgaggttgagctcgAGACAGTCAGACAACCTATTGTCGAGCTATTAAGCGACTTGGAAGACACGATCAACCGAGAGAAGTTTCGTGAGCTACTGGTTCTCTCAAAAAGAGTGGGCTCATTTGAGCAGCGAGGAAGATTGGTTCGTGGCGCTCTGAATGAGCTCTTGGACACGGACGAAGACTTGGCTGCTATGTATCTAACAGAACGGGCTGATGGTATCTATCGTCAAAAAGACGATCACGCAGATATTGAGCTACTGTTAGAGTCTTACCACAAGCTGTGCGACGAATTGGTCCAGGACGCTGCTGATCTCATCGCAAGTATTCGAAATACGGAAGATAT TATCCGTGCAATTCTAGACGCCAACCGCAACTCTCTGATGCTGCTCGGCCTGAAATTGAATGTGGGTGGACTTGGGCTGGCCGTTGGTACATTCTTCGCAGGCCTCTGGGGCATGAACCTGGTCAATTATTTCGAGGAAGCACCTTGGGGATTTGCAGTAGTTACTGGCGCTTCAGTTGCTGGATCCCTTTTGATAGCTCTGTATGGATTGTTTAAGATACGGAAGATCCAACAAGGAGGGATAGGAATGATGGACTCGTTAGGATACGGAAGAAAGAAGGCAATGTAG